In Aedes albopictus strain Foshan chromosome 3, AalbF5, whole genome shotgun sequence, the following are encoded in one genomic region:
- the LOC134290485 gene encoding uncharacterized protein K02A2.6-like, with product MQISCVNSITEPCLVEVVIENIKLTMEIDTGSAVAVLSENLYRKYFKHIPILTCTKKLVVVDGAKLSVVGQISVRVCINDLEIKSTMIVLKSERDFIPLLGRDWMEAFYPNWKKLFINNIEQTTKEQQALGYEAELTVKPDQPIFKRAYQVPYKIKDKFLEHLDMLEEQGVITPVKASEWASPVIAVLKKDNEIRMIALGTHVLTAHRSQLKKMYHPNRRSKVIMPVRNKQKRRRVSIEEEQDFPGFPEAQLQSEERQAKHRKVMIRSPIETRSKKRLGACRTESE from the exons ATGCAAATTTCGTGCGTGAACAGCATTACTGAACCATGcttagtggaggtagtaattGAAAACATTAAACTCACTATGGAAATCGACACTGGCTCAGCTGTAGCAGTGTTGAGTGAGAACCTCtacagaaaatattttaaacacaTTCCTATTTTGACTTGTACAAAGAAGTTAGTTGTGGTAGATGGTGCTAAGCTTTCAGTAGTGGGACAGATTTCTGTAAGAGTGTGCATTAACGACCTTGAAATCAAAAGCAcaatgatagtgttgaaaagtgaGAGGGATTTTATTCCGCTGCTTGGAAGGGACTGGATGGAGGCTTTCTATCCAAATTGGAAAAAACTATTCATTAACAACATTGAACAGACGACCAAAGAGCAACAAGCCTTAG GGTATGAGGCTGAACTGACAGTTAAACCCGATCAACCAATATTCAAACGTGCGTATCAAGTGCCCTACAAAATTAAGGACAAATTTCTTGAACACCTGGATATGTTGGAAGAACAAGGCGTTATAACCCCGGTAAAAGCGAGCGAATGGGCTTCGCCCGTAATTGCTGTTTTGAAAAAGGACAACGAGATCAGAATGATTGCGTTAGGAACCCACGTTTTGACGGCACACAGAAGTCAGCTAAAAAAGATGTATCATCCGAATCGACGCTCTAAGGTGATTATGCCGGTGAGAAATAAACAGAAACGTCGACGTGTATCTATCGAGGAAGAACAAGACTTCCCAGGGTTTCCTGAAGCACAACTTCAATCGGAAGAACGACAGGCGAAACACAGGAAAGTGATGATCAGAAGCCCTATCGAAACTAGATCAAAGAAGAGGCTAGGTGCATGTCGCACTGAAAGCGAATAG